The proteins below are encoded in one region of Pongo pygmaeus isolate AG05252 chromosome 20, NHGRI_mPonPyg2-v2.0_pri, whole genome shotgun sequence:
- the GDF1 gene encoding embryonic growth/differentiation factor 1: MPPPRQGPCGHHLLLLLALLLPSLPPTSAPVPPGPAAALLQALGLRDEPQGAPRLRPVPPVMWRLFRRRDPQETRSGSRRTFPGVTLQPCHVEELGVAGNIVRHIPDRGAPTRASEPASAAGHCPEWTVVFDLSAVEPAERPSRARLELRFAAAAAAPEGGWELSVAQAGQGAGADPGPVLLRQLVPALGPPVRAELLGAAWALNASWPRSLRLALALRPRAPAACARLAEASLLLVTLDPRLCHPLARPRRDAEPVLGGGPGGACRARRLYVSFREVGWHRWVIAPRGFLANYCQGQCALPVALSGSGGPPALNHAVLRALMHAAAPGAADLPCCVPARLSPISVLFFDNSDNVVLRQYEDMVVDECGCR, from the exons ATGCCACCGCCGCGGCAAGGTCCCTGcggccaccacctcctcctcctcctggccctGCTGCTGCCCTCGCTGCCCCCGACCAGCGCCCCCGTGCCCCCAGGCCCAGCCGCCGCCCTGCTCCAGGCTCTCGGGCTGCGCGATGAGCCCCAGGGTGCCCCCAGGCTCCGGCCGGTTCCCCCGGTCATGTGGCGCCTGTTTCGACGCCGGGACCCCCAGGAGACCAGGTCTGGCTCGCGGCGGACGTTCCCAGGGGTCACCCTGCAACCGTGCCACGTGGAGGAGCTGGGGGTCGCCGGAAACATCGTGCGCCACATCCCGGACCGCG GTGCGCCCACCCGGGCCTCGGAGCCTGCCTCGGCCGCGGGGCATTGCCCTGAGTGGACAGTCGTCTTCGACCTGTCGGCTGTGGAACCCGCTGAGCGCCCGAGCCGGGCCCGCCTGGAGCTGCGTttcgcggcggcggcggcggccccgGAGGGCGGCTGGGAGCTGAGCGTGGCGCAAGCGGGCCAGGGCGCGGGCGCGGACCCCGGGCCGGTGCTGCTCCGCCAGTTGGTGCCCGCCCTGGGGCCGCCAGTGCGCGCGGAGCTACTGGGCGCCGCTTGGGCTCTCAACGCCTCATGGCCGCGCAGCCTCCGCCTGGCGCTGGCGCTGCGCCCCCGGGCCCCTGCCGCCTGCGCGCGCCTGGCCGAGGCCTCGCTGCTGCTGGTGACCCTCGACCCGCGCCTGTGCCACCCCCTGGCCCGGCCGCGGCGCGACGCCGAACCCGTGTTGGGCGGCGGCCCTGGGGGCGCTTGTCGCGCGCGGCGGCTGTACGTGAGCTTCCGCGAGGTGGGCTGGCACCGCTGGGTCATCGCACCGCGCGGCTTCCTGGCCAACTACTGCCAGGGTCAGTGCGCGCTGCCCGTCGCGCTGTCGGGGTCCGGGGGGCCGCCGGCGCTCAACCACGCTGTGCTGCGCGCGCTCATGCACGCGGCCGCCCCGGGAGCCGCCGACCTGCCCTGCTGCGTGCCCGCGCGCCTGTCGCCCATCTCCGTGCTCTTCTTTGACAACAGCGACAACGTGGTGCTGCGGCAGTATGAGGACATGGTGGTGGACGAGTGCGGCTGCCGCTAA